In Lolium rigidum isolate FL_2022 chromosome 3, APGP_CSIRO_Lrig_0.1, whole genome shotgun sequence, the genomic window CGGAATAAATCTATGTGGCATCTGCTATGTGTCATATTCTCAGCTATTTTAACTAGAAACTAATCCGAAACAGAAATCTATGGTCCATACCACCCCATTTTGCAAATTTGTGTGGGTGTGTGCACATCTAGAACATGTTTGTAGGTGCGCCATGTATTTAGCTTATAAGTATAAATCATATCACCCTTCACCACCCACTCTTTGTTAAAGTGGAGTAAAGAACCTACGATACAAATAAAGAAATACATGATCATAAACTAGATATTCTAGTTGGGACATGAGTGTGCAATAAATGGTGGGTACAAATATAAGGGCATGTAAGTGGGTTAAGAAAATACCTCTACCTCATATACCATATCATGCCAACAAAAGCACCATTAACGATGTAGCATCTAATACGTACATAGATTAACTAAAACTATGCAACTAAAACATGAAGACATCTAGTAGAATGGAGAAACTGTACCATCTTAAGCATGAAAATAAAAACCATCTTTTTCGTTCTTTACCACATCGAGGAGTTGGGATGCTAGCCGTTGACGCTCCCTCTTGCCGACCGAGGAGGCGAGGGAGGAGGCGTTGCAGCGAGATTTCTTCTGCTTCCACGTGTGACTACCATCTACTGCATCGACGAGCTCAACACGCGGTGGCCTTGACTACCTCCGCGATCTACGTCCGGAAGGGCGGCCACTTGAGACACCTCGATCACGCTCTTTACAACCTCCGGAGAGGAGGCCTTCTTCAGAGCTTCTCGCCGGAATCCCCCCTTCTCACTGCCAAGTGGTTTGTCCCCGACAAAGTCAAGGAGGTCGGCGGTGGAGGCTCAACTCCGGTGGAGAGGACTAGGACCTGATTGATTTTCATGTTTTTCTTTCAAGGTCCTTTATGCTATTTTCTAGGACGATTTGTTAATTTCCTTTTCAGTTCAAGGTCCTATTTGTAAGATGTACCCACGGTTTTTAATATAATCTGTCTTTCTAGACCCCTCTCTTGTTAAAAAAGAACCATACCATTCACTCCACATGCACTGACGTGCTTGCTTTCAATTTACAATTCTCATTTCAAATTACGATTTCTAATTCTCTATTATTTTTTTATTAAACACATTGGTTCGTTACGAAGAAATGTGAATATGCATACAATTTTTACATACTAAACTCTCGCAACCCATTTGTAAATATAACTATAAAAACACATATTTATGTGATAGTGTATAGGATACCAAACATGTTTTGTGACTCAACTTGTATAGTGGGATCATCCATCCATGACCACAGATTTGCGTGCTATGAAGGTTTGGAGAATTCAGAAATATAACTTGCACAATGTTTCCAATATTGTAGAAGAATTATGTGACTACGTTTTTTTGATAATATAATTTTACACTGCactttacttagttacttttttTAATTTTCGTTTTAAAACTTGCTACACTTCTCTTTTACACGTGTCACCTTGGCGTCTGAGTGCTGTAAACTCTCGTTCATGTGAGGGTGTACATGACAATGTTTTCCTCGCGTAGATTTGACCGTGCGATTAGCCCAGTCAGTATAGTTATATCAATCATGTCAGCAAAGTAGCTTTCTTAATGAACGAGGAGGGTCTGTATTCTGCAAACGAAACGAAAAAGGAGAGCCCACCCAAACAAcagcaaatacaaaataaaaaaaaaccgaaccaaaaagaagaaaaattacACGATTTCTGCGCCCTTCTCTTCGGCGTCTTCGCTACTCTCCGCCAGCGAGCCCCAATACAACAAACcctcccgccggcgccgccgctcgccgtggGCGATGTACAAGCtcggcggccgtggcggcgggcgcggcggcggcggtagcggCACGAAGCGCCCTCCGGCGCCCCATGGCCGCGGCcggggcgcctcctcctccaagggcggcgcggccccgcctcCCCgcggtcgcgccgccgccgcctcgtcgccggcggcgcaggCAGAGGTGCGCGAGGAGTCCTTCACCCTAGAGTCTAACGGGCCGCCTGCCTTTGCGGCACTCATAAAGCTGACCCCCGACCTCATCGACGAGATCCGGCGGGCGGAGGAAGCCGGTAGCGGCGCCCGCATCATGTTCAACAACTCCAACCTCAACTCCGCGGAGGGGGTGCGCTCTCTCTCTCACCCCCGTCGTTTACTTCTGTTCCGTTTGAGTCGGACCAAAGTTTTAACCTAACCGATTTCGATGTTTTAGCCATTACAATTATTTTGGCCTCTCTTTGTGTGTTCTCTTCCATTGCTGAGATTGGGGTAGGTTCATGGTTCCATTGTCTACTTTGCATTCAGATTGCTCAAATTTACTGCCGGATGCTTACGTTATAGTTTGAAACTTCGAATTGCCAGTTCCATATAATGCTAGAAACTTAGAATTGCCAGTTTCCCACATAATGTTGGGTGCTAGCCTTAGGGTTTTTTCTGCTCCGGTTCTTAGATGACGTCTCATCAATTGCTTGTTCGGTCCTTTTAGAACGTGGTCCCGATGCTTCAGATTTGTTCAAATGTTGCCTGCTTATTATTGAGTGGCAGTTCATGTTGTAGTTTAATTTCTTAGGACATAGTAAACTATACTACCAGTGCTGTCCGTTTTGTTGGTTGGTAGTTGATCATGACATTATGTGGTTTCCTTGTTATTGGAAATGCTCAAAATCCAATTTGTGGTTTCCTCTGGCATTTCTATGCTCAGAATATAATTTATTAGATGAAATGATCTGTAACATTCTCATCGGAGGTTTGGGGATGACTTTGGGCACCACCTCTCAAGTTTTTTACATGCAGTTTCGGTCTTGCTTAATTTGATATTCTTTAGCCTTTAGGTACACTAGGAGAACTGCATTGTGTGTTTTCATTATTCTTTTGTATAGTCTAAGCAGCATAGTATCTGATTTAAAGTTGCTGAAATTTCACTATGCCCCCATAACATCTGCATATAATTTTCTTCAAAACAATTATGTACCTATAATTTTATTATTTCGCGTCGTTCAGTTGGTTCGTGAGTTTGTATATTCTTTGCTGCAAGCTTAAGATGTGATTGGTTTCTTATGCTGTTTAGGACTGATTAAagatttcccaaatgatgatccaAACTTAATTCATATCACACCTTACATCTAGGACTTCTGTTCCAAGTTCACAATGCCTTTTTTCATTATTTACTTGAAcaccatttttgtaaattttaatTCGTAATAAGCGCATTTCTCATTTGGGACTTATTGTTAGTGAGATTTTGGTTGGTACTGTAACTCAGTGGTGTACTTCCAAACACTATTAACAAGGTATGTAAACAAATCAACCATACAATAGTTTTCTCTAAAGAATCACATTAATGATGGATAGTCATTCATTTCAAATATAACCCGTAAAATCCAAAATGCCTCCTCCTTCACATTTTAGGAAGGGCAATACCTTTTGAAGTCTTGAAACCTTATAATGAATTGAACACAGCGGTGAGCTGGTTTTAAGAAAAGTAAATCAGGAAGTAGCTGGTATTATTAGCATCAAGACTGTTTGAATTTTACCTTTCTAGCTTAGATGTCATGTCAGTCTAGTGAAACTCAACTCTTATGTCTGGCAGTTCAGTCCAACTGAAATTCCCTGTTGAATGTTATTTGCAGTTGCACAGTCCTACATAGTGCGTTTCCTGTTGGAATGCCTCAGATATGTGGGATTGATTGTTTTGCAATGATTTCTATGTTTAGTTACTGTACTAGTTCAACCCAATGGAAATTTCCCATGTCACGCAAAATGTGTGCAACATGAGAATTACTGTTGTACATTTTACTTGTTGCATTGACTTTTGAAAGTTATTTTCTTGCAATAGATTATCGATGTTGGTGGTAAAGAAATCAATTTCACATGGTCATTCGAACCTGGCGCTGGTGAGCTATGTGATGTTTATGAAGAACGTCAGAGTGGAGAGGGTGAAAATGGATTGCTTACGGAACATGGATCTATTTGGCGCAAGGTGAATGTGCCACGCGTTTTGGATGAATCGGCACAGAATGTTGTGAAAATGCGCTCAGAGGAGGCTCAGCGTGCTTCGAAATCTCGAAAGTTTGTCTGCTTTTCCCTGCTCCATAATTCTCTTTATGACCAATTAGTCATCATCCTAATGTATAGATTTCTTAAATCTCAGTTGTAGATATTGCAGATCTGTTCATTTTTTTACTTATGCATCCTTGTATAATTGTTTGTTATAGATCCATTGTGCTGGACCCCACGAATCCATCTGTTAAGATTCAGGCGAAGTCAATGACTGCTGCAGCTGTAGAAGGTTTGTACTTTAAATTGTAAGATATATGTTTTTTAATTAAATTACAAGTTCTTTATTTCTACCAGGATTTTGCATTCATGCTTCCATCGTACACATGTGTGAATGTGCTCAGTTTATTATGTGCTATGTAAAtgctggttttcatttttttatccCTGCCTGAAGTTCTTAAGAGACTTTATAGTGTCTAAAGTTTGTAAAAGATTGTATAACTTAGTGCTGTTATCTCTTCCAGGTAATATGCGGAGGATGAACTGGAACCAGAAGAAAGAACATTTCAAGAAGAACCAAGGTTTTAATCCTGTCTGATATTTTCCTCCGTATTACTTTATTCTTTCTATATGTATTTACATGCCCTACCAGTCTACCACTAAAAAAGCCTACATTAGCACGAAACTAACTCTTCCTTTTTCATGGGTGTACTCCAGCTGCTGTTATCCCAACCAAATCAATTTCCAAAGTAAAGCTGTCTAACAACAGTATTACGAAAGGAAGTATCTCTACTTCACCTGCGCCTTCTCCTGAGCAACGTGGATCGAGCATTCCTTCATTTGCTGCTGGGTCAGATGCAAATAATGAAGTCATAGTACCTTTTGATTCGAAGAAAGAGGAAAGTAGTAAAGTTGATAAAGCAAAACCAAATAGGATTTCTCAAGGACTGAATCGCCGTGCAAGTTCTGTTTCTGCAAGCGTTGATGATAATGCAACTGATTTGCGAGTACTCTTGATATCTATACTGTCAGAGAACCCCAAAGGAATGAACTTAAAGGTATTCTGTCCCCATCCCCTCTCTGTAGTATGTGCAAATGCAAAAAAAGAATCAAGAAGCTTCTAAGATGAGCTAGTATTTAGTAAATTCCTTGGTATGGGAAATATTATTTGGACACAGAATGCTTATATGCTAATCTATACATGATATTTCCGTACCCCTTGTCAAATTTAAGACCAAGTTTCAGACTTTCGGGCATATAAACTTATATGGGTGACAGTAGTTTCTATAAGACCGAGTTTtctgtatgattttttttttcctttttgcgaCCCTTAGCACAATGCTGCTTGCATCAAGTGTCACTTCAGTTCATGGCTGACCTACTGATGACTGTTCCTTACCTTTGTTTTTTTTAGCTTTGTACATGATGATGTATTGTGATACCCATATCCTACTTGATCCTATACTAGAATGCTCCAGTTCATGATCGTACATGCCTTCATTTTGTCATTTGTTTAGTTACCTAACTCACTGAGGCTACTCCACAAGAAATTACATAATGTTTCTGTGTATGACCTGTTCTGTAACTTATGCAGGCCTTGGAGAAAGCTGTTGCAGAGGCAGttccaaatgcatcaaagaaaatagagagtatcaTTAAGAATGTGAGTTAACACATTATGCACCACCTCTTTTCTCAGTAAGAAATATTAGGAATATATTAAGATGCACACTTAACATATGTATGTTCGTCCAGGTTGCAAATTACCAAGCACCCGGGAGGTATGTGCTCAAACCGGAACTGGAGCTAGAAATCAATAAACATGATGCTTCTggcagtggaaggtatgatgctttTCTCCTACAAGTTCAATACATTGTTTTCTTGTTTAGCTGGGACATTGTCTTCGCGATATTCTCCCCATAGTTTTGTATTCAGTTATTCTCTGCATGTTTGCTACTTCTCCAAGCACCTCAACAGCCAATTTATAAATCTAACAGGACTATTGATGAGAATATCGAAGAAGCTGCTCCAAGCTTACAGATTGATGATCCTGATATATTTGAGAAGATTGAAATCGGGGGCTCCCCGGTTTCTGCTGCAGGAGACAAAAAGGTCAATGACAGTGATGGCAAAGCAGGTACCTCTAGTGAGAGTGGAAGTGATAGTGACAGTGACAGTGACAGTAGTGGCAGTGGAAGTGATAGTGGGAGTCAAAGCAGAAGTGCTGCAAGTGGCAGTGGGAGCAGCAGCGACAGTGATAGTGATGCTTCATCAAGCAGCAAGGAAGGATCTGATGCTTTTGTGGACATCACAAGCGATGATAACAAAGCAGATACATCAGGGAGAAAAGTAGCAGATGAACTGAAGTCGTCTTCCTCGCCAAGAGATTTGCCAACAATGGATGGTGATGATGAGCAAATCGACATTGGAACAAATCTGGATTATACTAGTACATCATCACACATTGATCTGAATAATTTTAATATCGACAGTGATGAGGCGGCATATACAGCTGCAGCAACTGAGAATATCGGTGCAAGCAAAGTAAACATGCCATCAGAAGTTCTAGGAAGCAAAAACATGGGGAGTGCTAGGTCAGATCCTAGTATAGTTGATGGAAAGTATCCTGCAAACAAAACATCTTACAGGGATAATATTTTTGATGACCCCTTAGCAGCTAATAGTGAAAACTTGCCTATTGAAGAAGCCATTCAGTTCACGAAGCAGGATGGTAGCAGAAGAAAATCAACCTCAAAGGATGGAACAAACCATGTACCGACAAGGACCTCAGAGAAAGGTGCCAAAGCCATCTTGAAAAGGGGTTCTGATAATGAGAATGCAACCACAAAGCCAGAAAGTGCCAAAAAGGCCAAGGTTGATATTGCTTATTCGGGAGCTATAGGTTCTTCATCAGAGCACAGACAAAACTTACCACCTGACAAACATGTCAATGAGAGGTTGAGCAAAGAGACAGGGAATGTTGGATTGGACACACATACTGATCTGCAGTTGCAAGATATTATTCCTTCTATGAAAGGAAGACCTCCGGCTTCTGGAAATGTGCAAAAGATAAATCAGAGCCCAAATGTTTCCATCCAGACAATGCACTCCGAGGGAACGCAAGAAAAGATTGGTAAAGCAAGTTCTAAGAAGAAAGTAGATCAGATGCAGAAACCTTCGAATAGTATGGACGGTAACCTAGGGAAAGGTTATGTACATGTTGATGACCACTATATCAATTTTAACGACTCTGATGATTCTGCTGCAAGAAAAAGGGGTAGGCATGGaggatcttttgttgatgggaaaATGCACAAGCGTTCAAAGGATGTCAATATTGATGCAAATTCCATAAATATAGCCAAAGGTGTCAGAGGAAATGTTAACCACGATGTAGTCATGTCTCTTCCTGAATACATTGAAACTAATGGTGAGCCATCAGTTTTGCAAAGAAATAGTGTTGACAAATCACCTCAGGCAAAAAAGGTGCTCCAGAGAGAGCAGTCTGAACTCGAGTTGGGTGAACTTCGTGAGGGTTCTTTGGAAAATGACATCGAGAGGACAACGAGGCATTTTGAGAGGAATAGTTCTTCTAAGTCGCTTGATGGCAAAATGACTAATGTTGATAATTCCCAACCCAGTATGAATAACAGGAAGGTTGCTGTATCTGCTTTTCATGATCAGAAGAAACCATCACCACAAGAATTTAGTACTGGCGGAAATATGAACCAAGAAGGAATGCCACGGAAGACACCAGGATACGACTTTGATAATAGTAGGTCTCAACAAAGAGTAAATGTTTCACAGGGTCGGCAATTGCCAAGGACTGATAATCTGGATTCAGAGAACATACTTTATCCAGATAAGTTGTTAGAAAAAACAGGCAAAAGGGAAGCAGAAATTTCACAGGGTGGAGTGCTCGATCATATAGATCCAAAGAAGAAGAAACCTACTACCAAGCTTCCTCAGAATGGTACCAAGAATGGAATAGAGCCTAGAACACGGAAATCAGTTTCCCCTGCAGAAAACGGGCAAAGAAGTAGGAATAACCCTTTAATTGAGCCTGAGATAGGCAGGAAGAGAAGGGACAGTTCTTCTGATGAAGATAATTTATTTCTTTCAAAGTATGATAAAGAGGAGCCAGAACTGAAAGGTCCAATAAAAGATTTCTCACAGTAAGCGACAATATCCTCGATTTGCTTTTATGCCCTTTGAAGTATTTATGCCTGTGTATTTTTTATTTGCCCACTCAGCACCAAGATTCACACTGATCTACTAGTGAAAATATTTGATCCAGTCTTATTTTTCCTCCAGTTTTCAGCTAGTAACATATATTTTAGACTAGAATGTGATTTTCTGTGCCCTCTCTCTCTGTGTCATATCATCTCTGGCAGAGTTTTGTGTATTGAAATCCTATAGTAGTAACAATACTGCACTTAGCATAAATATATGTTATAAGGAAGGGATTAAACTTACAGAAGTAAAACAACGTCATGTTCACTAATAGATTCAAGACACAACTGTTGCTTCGAGAGTTAGACCACATGTAGGTTAGTCATGGACTGGGTTGTATTTTAAGATCATCAAGGAGCTATCAGGGCTCGGTTCATCAAGGTATGAGCTGAAAGGCTGCCCAGCTCATTAAGGCAACTCGCTAAAATGAGTGTTCAGCTCATTGCTTTTTGAACCGAGCATGAGTCTGTTGAGCCCCTAAGGGGCTAGCCCAAGTCAGATCACTAGCTTCAAACTTTTTTTGCTAGACCTACAGATACTGTTGGTACCTATCATCGTTTTAGTCTTATGTTTTATCTGTTCATGCAGCCACCTAATTCATTATATCCTTTTTTTCAGATACCAAGATTATGTGCAGGAGTACAATGAAAAATATGAGGCCTATTCTTACTTGAACAGTCAGCTAAAGAAAACGCAGTATGTGTTACACTGAATTTTGCTTCTAAAGTTCCCCTCTGTACTCCATATTTTTCTTCGTAGGCCATCTGTAATTTTCTACTATAACTTACACACTTGTTACACAGGTCTGAATTCCTAAAGattcaggaggatttcgatgctgcTAAAGAAAGAGATAAGGATCAGTTCTATAACATTGTTGAAAGAATAAGAGACATGTATGATGAATCGGGCACGGTATGCTTTCTTACTGCCTTTTCCATATTGATATTTTCACTCAAACTTTTTTGATTTGACAATTCTTTGTTGTTAATGCCTATTGTGGACATATGTCCTGCAGAGGCATAAATTGATGAAGAAGGTGTTCGTATTGCTTCATGAAGAGTTGCAGGTGAGTAATGTGTTCTTTTACTATCAGTATGCGTTTTGGTAGTTGATTATGCAATTTGATTTCAGTACCATCCGAGTTAACCTCCATCTGTTCTGCTTCAGTTGAGTTTATGGCATGCTGATTCTCTTAACTGttaattccccagactatcaagcGAAGAATTCTAGACTTCGCAGATGCCTACTCAAATGAATAATGGGCGGCTCCCCAGAATCATGTGAGTGGTTTTTGAAATAATCTTTTCCCTAAAATGCATCAAAATATCTGACAACTGAGAGCGATCATGCATGCAGGGCATTTGCAACTGTTTCTGAGAGGCTGTCGCCCAGCATCTACTCTGAAGATGTTGGGAACCTCGGCATCATGCTTGCCTTTGTAGAAGAACTTCTCTGGGCTTGAACATTCAGCTCAAGGCTTTTATCAGTGACACAAAGCTGGGGAAGCTCACGGTACGGTTTCGTGGATTGTTCTGCTGAATTTCATAGTGATCACAGCAGCGGCAGTCGAGAGCTATACCGTGCAAAGAGAAGGCCAACACCTCCACACGATGCATATGCCCGTGGAAGCGTGAACAGGGGAAACTGAACTTACGGAAACAGCGATAATATTCAAGGCGGTTTTACAACAGCAATTTTGCAGGTAGAAGGGAACTGTTGACAGGATGGCTCCCTTGGTAGATTATTTTTCCAGCCAGATCTCTCCCCCTCCTGGCGTTTCACCATGTAAATCGGCTTTTGTATCAATGCGATCAACTCAGTTCTATTTTAACTTTGTACATATATGTGGAGACCAGTCTAGAGTAGTTTTGAGGAGGTGAGGTAATGACGGCATGTCCTCTCTCCAATCTTACGGATTGATGTAGCACAGCTGTTGGAATCTGTTGTTAAATGAGGAATTGACTATTGAGGATGAGGAGCAGTGAGCATGGCAAACATTTTGTCTTCGCCCCGTTCTTTTTATACTGCTGTAAATTACCGCGCGTCATTACTGGTAAACCATTGATGGTCTAGCACAAACGCAGTTGATGATGTGGCGCTGCATGAATCTTGTGATCTTGTCAGGACGTGTTTGGTTTGATGCCACAAAATATTTGGTGCGCTTGGCAATATTTGACTCGGCTTGGCCAGTTCACAGTTCCAGCTGGTTGCAAGATCCTATGGAGTATTGCAAAACTTCGGTAGTACATGCAGTTTAAAAGGTTGACCTATTTGAGAATCTATGGATTTATGCTTATTTTTAACTCCCTGAACCCATTTCGTTGCTTGCTACACCCTTCCTCGTATCTGGTTGCCTAGGTATCCACCGCAAGCCTTTCCTCTTTTAAACCCTACCGCAAGCCTTTCCTCTTTTAAACCCCATTAACGTTAAGGCTATACCATCCTAATGTGCTACTACTAAATGGAAGGGTCTTATCTACGTCCATGAATACGAAATCATAGATCGAACTGCTGGCAAAATTCGGTACTATCATAGTATACGCTAAGTTCACGGGTTGGAgataagggcatcttcaacggggcgacacaaacggacgctgagcggccGTTTGCGGCCGCGCGAACCGAAAATGCGTGGGGCCAGCGGTCCGACACATAGTGTTCgggctgtccgcggagacgcaaacctagcccaacatgCGTtgagtttgcgtctcggcggacgctgagCGGACGCGCCGAGTGACCGCCAAACTCATGTAGGACCTGCGCGCCAGTGGCAAGGAGGCCGCTAACATTCCCGCTAGTGGCCATTCCCAGCGGGAAAAAACCAAAGTTGACTGGCGCCAACAATCCAGGCCATAGCGATGGACGCCCTCATCGCTGCAACCACCATGGATTCCGAGGGAACCGTCACAGCCACCGCCCCGGACTCCCCCATAGCCCCAATGGAGGCCGCATCTCCGGTCGAGTCAAAGTGTGTCGCCACCGGCGGCAAAGAAGCTGCtgtccaaggaggagaaaggcgTCGAGGCCAGCGCAAGAATCTGATGAACATGAATGTAGCGGCCGCTGCCGCCCAGCAGGTGGAGGCCGCTGCCCACATCGCGTGGCAGATTCAACTGAAAGCTAGCTCCCACGTAGGCCTCCATCCTGGCCTCCATCCGAGCCTAGCGGAGGCCATGCTCCTCGTCAAGCAAGAGAGGATCATGGGCGTCGCTCCCCcagcctcgtcggtgagctcgggaACGCCTGCACCCTCGCAGGTCCACaaggcgtcgcggttcgcctccggcgccGCGCCGGTGCACTTCAACGGGCCCCCGGTTCCGGACCTGAACCGGACGCCGAGGAGCGGTGACTcatgcccgggcgcgacacagaagacaACAGgtcccggaggagagcatgccggtgCCCCGCACCCTGTTTGAGGAAATACCACcttctgccccgacgatggacgacccggtacgttaGATCTCTCAGTGTCTCGGTCTGCCGTGTGTCATTCGTTTGACGTCCGGTGATTCGTAGGCCTTTTGGACGGGACGCAATGAGGGCGACATCTAGGCCAtgatcttcggcggcggcttcgttggcGAAGTCGGCGTTGGGACAGGGACGCCGGATCagtggcctgatacgtctcaaacgtatctataatttcttatgttccatgctacttttatgatgatactcacatgttttatacacattatatgtcattattatgcattttccggcactaacttattgacgagatgccgaagagccgcttgttgttttctcgctgtttttggtttcagaaatcctagtaaggaaatattctcggaattggacgaaatcaacgcccaggggcctatttttccacgaagcttccagaagtccgaagaggaaacgaagtggggccacgaggtggcgccacacaagggcggcgcggctcaggtgctggccgcgcgaccctgttgtgtgggcccctcgtgaccctcccgactttgcccttccgcctacttaaggtcttcatcgcgaaacccccagtaccgagagccacgatacggaaaaccttccagagacgccgccgccgccaatcccatctcgggggattcaggagatcgcctccggcaccctgccggagaggggaatcatctcccggaggtctcttcatcaccatgatcgccttcggattgatgtgtgagtagtccacccttggactatgggtccatagcagtagctagatggttgtcttctcctcattgtgctatcatgttagatcttgtgagctgcctatcatgatcaagatcatctatttgtaatccttcatgttgtgtttgttgggacccgatgaatattgaatactatgtcaagttgattatcaatctatcatatatgttatttatgttcttgcatgctctccgttgctagtagaggctctggccaagttgatacttgtgactccaagagggggtatttatgctcgatagtgggttcatgcctccattaaatctgggacgagtgacgagaaagttctaaggttgtggatgtgctgttgccactagggataaaacatcgatggtttgtctaaggatatttgtgttgattacattacgcaccatacttaatgcaattgtctcgttgtttacaacttaatactggaaggggttcggatgataacctgaaggtggactttttaggcatagatgcatgctggatagcggtctgtgtactttgtcgtaatgcccttattagatctcatagtactcatcatgatatatgtatgtgcattgttatgccttctttatttgtcaatttcccaactgtaatttgttcacccaacatctgctatcttatgggagagacaccgctagtgatctgtggaccccggtcctattctttacatctgaaatacaatctactacaattgttctttactgttcttcgcaaacaatcatcatcttccacacaatacgtttagtcCTTTGTTTactgcaagccggtgagattgacaacctcactgtcacgttggggcaaagttctgtgattgtgttgtgcaggttccacgttggcgccggaatccctggtgttgcgccgcactacactccgccaccatcaaccttcaacgtgcttcttggctcctactggttcgataaaccttggtttctttctgagggaaaatttgctacagtacgcatcacaccttcctcttggggttcccaacggacgtgttgactgcacgcatcaagctctttttctggcgccgttgccggggagatcaagacacgctgcaaggggagtctcccacatccaatctctttactttgttttttgtcttgctttattttatttattgctttgtttgctctctatatcaaaaacacaaaaaaattagttgctagttttactttatttactgtcttgttctctatatcaaaaacacaaaaaaattagttacttgcatttactttatttagtttgctttatttactactgctaaaatgggtactgttgagaatactaagttgtgtgacttcactagcacaaataataatgatttcctatgcacacctattgctccacctgctactacagcagaattctttgaaattaaacctcgctttcttgaatcttgttatgagagagcaattttc contains:
- the LOC124701658 gene encoding dentin sialophosphoprotein-like isoform X1; the protein is MYKLGGRGGGRGGGGSGTKRPPAPHGRGRGASSSKGGAAPPPRGRAAAASSPAAQAEVREESFTLESNGPPAFAALIKLTPDLIDEIRRAEEAGSGARIMFNNSNLNSAEGIIDVGGKEINFTWSFEPGAGELCDVYEERQSGEGENGLLTEHGSIWRKVNVPRVLDESAQNVVKMRSEEAQRASKSRKSIVLDPTNPSVKIQAKSMTAAAVEGNMRRMNWNQKKEHFKKNQAAVIPTKSISKVKLSNNSITKGSISTSPAPSPEQRGSSIPSFAAGSDANNEVIVPFDSKKEESSKVDKAKPNRISQGLNRRASSVSASVDDNATDLRVLLISILSENPKGMNLKALEKAVAEAVPNASKKIESIIKNVANYQAPGRYVLKPELELEINKHDASGSGRTIDENIEEAAPSLQIDDPDIFEKIEIGGSPVSAAGDKKVNDSDGKAGTSSESGSDSDSDSDSSGSGSDSGSQSRSAASGSGSSSDSDSDASSSSKEGSDAFVDITSDDNKADTSGRKVADELKSSSSPRDLPTMDGDDEQIDIGTNLDYTSTSSHIDLNNFNIDSDEAAYTAAATENIGASKVNMPSEVLGSKNMGSARSDPSIVDGKYPANKTSYRDNIFDDPLAANSENLPIEEAIQFTKQDGSRRKSTSKDGTNHVPTRTSEKGAKAILKRGSDNENATTKPESAKKAKVDIAYSGAIGSSSEHRQNLPPDKHVNERLSKETGNVGLDTHTDLQLQDIIPSMKGRPPASGNVQKINQSPNVSIQTMHSEGTQEKIGKASSKKKVDQMQKPSNSMDGNLGKGYVHVDDHYINFNDSDDSAARKRGRHGGSFVDGKMHKRSKDVNIDANSINIAKGVRGNVNHDVVMSLPEYIETNGEPSVLQRNSVDKSPQAKKVLQREQSELELGELREGSLENDIERTTRHFERNSSSKSLDGKMTNVDNSQPSMNNRKVAVSAFHDQKKPSPQEFSTGGNMNQEGMPRKTPGYDFDNSRSQQRVNVSQGRQLPRTDNLDSENILYPDKLLEKTGKREAEISQGGVLDHIDPKKKKPTTKLPQNGTKNGIEPRTRKSVSPAENGQRSRNNPLIEPEIGRKRRDSSSDEDNLFLSKYDKEEPELKGPIKDFSQYQDYVQEYNEKYEAYSYLNSQLKKTQSEFLKIQEDFDAAKERDKDQFYNIVERIRDMYDESGTRHKLMKKVFVLLHEELQTIKRRILDFADAYSNE